A window from Methylocystis sp. MJC1 encodes these proteins:
- the fdhD gene encoding formate dehydrogenase accessory sulfurtransferase FdhD has protein sequence MTETPSATLRVECLARRHDVTARSSRVIPEETPIAFTYGGSTHAVMMATPADLEDFAVGFAITEGLIDAPDDAGDVEILASDAGIELRTWLGGGRQDAYAARKRSMAGPTGCGLCGIESLEAATRALPALDNALTVQAEGLIAAMDRLPGAQTINQETRAVHAAAFWNPASNALVVREDVGRHNALDKLAGALARQGLAASQGVVLMTSRVSVELVQKAARIGAPIIAAVSVPTALAVRSAEKCGMTLVAVMRGRDFEIFTHPGRIVEQVSAHVA, from the coding sequence ATGACCGAGACGCCGTCGGCCACTCTTCGGGTAGAATGCCTGGCGCGCCGTCACGATGTGACGGCGCGTTCTTCACGCGTGATCCCTGAAGAAACGCCGATCGCTTTTACCTATGGCGGCTCAACCCACGCGGTGATGATGGCGACTCCCGCCGATCTCGAAGATTTTGCGGTCGGCTTCGCCATCACCGAGGGGCTCATAGACGCGCCCGATGACGCCGGCGACGTCGAAATCCTCGCTTCGGACGCTGGCATCGAGCTACGCACATGGCTCGGCGGCGGCCGGCAGGACGCCTATGCGGCGCGCAAGCGCTCCATGGCGGGGCCAACGGGCTGCGGGCTGTGCGGCATCGAGAGCCTGGAGGCGGCGACGCGCGCGCTGCCGGCGCTCGACAATGCGCTCACGGTCCAAGCCGAAGGATTGATCGCGGCGATGGACCGGCTGCCCGGCGCGCAGACGATCAACCAGGAAACGCGCGCGGTTCACGCCGCGGCTTTCTGGAACCCCGCGTCGAACGCGCTGGTCGTGCGCGAGGATGTTGGACGCCACAATGCGCTCGACAAGCTCGCCGGCGCGCTAGCGCGCCAGGGCCTCGCCGCGTCGCAGGGCGTGGTTTTGATGACGAGCCGCGTCTCCGTCGAGCTCGTGCAAAAGGCCGCCCGCATCGGCGCGCCGATCATCGCGGCGGTGTCGGTGCCGACGGCCTTGGCTGTTCGCAGCGCCGAAAAATGCGGTATGACGCTCGTGGCCGTGATGCGGGGCCGCGACTTCGAAATCTTCACCCATCCAGGACGCATCGTCGAACAGGTTTCCGCACATGTCGCATGA
- a CDS encoding formate dehydrogenase subunit delta, producing MSHDSVEKLVKMANQIGSFFGAQKIGAAAGMAEHLRKFWAPHMRETIFEHVNHGGAGLEPIAIEAVKLLQAEKK from the coding sequence ATGTCGCATGATTCAGTTGAGAAGCTCGTGAAAATGGCCAATCAGATCGGCTCCTTCTTCGGCGCGCAGAAGATCGGCGCCGCCGCCGGCATGGCCGAGCATTTGCGCAAGTTCTGGGCCCCCCATATGCGCGAAACGATCTTCGAACATGTGAATCATGGCGGCGCAGGCCTCGAGCCGATCGCGATCGAAGCGGTCAAGCTTCTCCAGGCCGAAAAGAAGTAA
- a CDS encoding methylated-DNA--[protein]-cysteine S-methyltransferase — MKTHSPHVTPPEVPMRGEETIHYALRRCSLGLALIAVSEKGVCAILLGDDAEALREDLRRRFKKALLIEDADGGALVGAAIAMIETPDIHVGFPIDARGTDFQKRVWTALRAIPPGQTTSYAEIARRIGSPKATRAVGSAIAANPVAVAVPCHRVLRSDGALSGYHWGADRKRALLAREKALLPRHVA; from the coding sequence ATGAAAACACATAGCCCGCATGTGACGCCGCCTGAAGTTCCGATGCGTGGCGAAGAGACGATCCATTATGCGCTGAGGAGATGCAGCCTTGGCCTGGCGTTGATCGCGGTGAGCGAGAAAGGCGTCTGCGCCATATTGCTCGGAGATGACGCCGAGGCTCTGCGCGAAGACCTGCGCAGGCGTTTCAAAAAGGCCTTGCTCATCGAGGATGCGGACGGCGGCGCGCTCGTCGGCGCAGCGATAGCGATGATCGAAACGCCCGACATTCACGTTGGCTTTCCCATCGACGCACGCGGCACGGACTTCCAGAAGCGCGTCTGGACGGCGTTGCGCGCGATCCCGCCGGGCCAGACGACGAGTTACGCGGAAATCGCACGGCGCATCGGGTCGCCGAAAGCCACGCGCGCGGTCGGCAGCGCCATTGCCGCGAATCCTGTGGCGGTCGCCGTTCCCTGCCACCGCGTGCTGCGCAGCGACGGCGCCCTGTCCGGCTACCACTGGGGAGCCGACCGCAAGCGCGCGCTGCTGGCGCGGGAGAAGGCGCTCCTCCCCCGCCATGTCGCGTGA
- the adh gene encoding aldehyde dehydrogenase — protein MTKHEAFAAAKPPFKARYGNFINGEWADAKSGRIFDNISPITGQKVCEIARSDKDDIDAALDAAHAAKDAWGRTSPAERARILNKVADRMEENLALLATAETWDNGKPIRETMAADIPLAIDHFRYFAGAVRAQEGGISEIDHDTVAYHFHEPLGVVGQIIPWNFPLLMAAWKLAPALAAGNCVIIKPAEQTPASILVWAEVVGDLLPKGVLNIVNGFGLEAGKPLASSNRIAKIAFTGETTTGRLIMQYASQSLIPVTLELGGKSPNVFFEDVAREDDDFFDKAIEGFVMFALNQGEVCTCPSRALVHEKIYDRFMERALARVGAIKQGNPLDPETMIGAQASSEQLEKILSYIDIGKQEGAKVLAGGERNKLEGDLAGGYYVKPTVLHGHNRMRVFQEEIFGPVVSVTTFKDDDEALHIANDTLYGLGAGVWSRDINRCYRFGRAIQAGRVWTNCYHAYPAHAAFGGYKQSGIGRENHKMMLDHYQQTKNMLVSYSPKKLGFF, from the coding sequence ATGACCAAGCACGAGGCTTTCGCCGCCGCGAAGCCGCCCTTCAAGGCGCGCTACGGCAATTTCATCAACGGCGAATGGGCGGACGCCAAGTCCGGCCGCATCTTCGATAATATTTCCCCAATCACAGGCCAGAAGGTCTGTGAGATCGCCCGCTCGGACAAGGACGACATCGACGCCGCGCTGGACGCCGCCCATGCCGCAAAGGACGCATGGGGCCGGACAAGCCCGGCTGAGCGCGCGCGCATTCTCAACAAGGTAGCGGACCGCATGGAGGAGAACCTCGCGCTCCTCGCGACCGCCGAGACCTGGGACAATGGCAAGCCGATCCGCGAGACCATGGCGGCCGACATTCCGCTCGCGATCGACCACTTCCGCTATTTCGCAGGCGCCGTGCGCGCGCAGGAAGGCGGCATTTCCGAAATCGACCACGACACCGTGGCCTATCACTTCCACGAGCCGCTCGGCGTCGTCGGCCAGATCATCCCCTGGAACTTCCCCTTGCTCATGGCGGCGTGGAAGCTCGCGCCTGCGCTCGCCGCCGGCAATTGCGTCATCATCAAGCCGGCCGAGCAGACGCCCGCGAGCATTCTCGTCTGGGCGGAGGTCGTCGGCGACCTGCTGCCAAAGGGCGTGCTGAACATCGTCAACGGCTTTGGCCTGGAGGCCGGCAAGCCGCTCGCCTCCTCCAACCGCATCGCCAAGATCGCTTTCACCGGCGAGACGACGACAGGCCGGCTGATCATGCAATACGCCAGTCAGTCGCTGATCCCGGTGACCTTGGAGCTCGGCGGCAAGTCGCCCAACGTCTTCTTCGAGGATGTCGCGCGCGAGGACGACGACTTCTTCGACAAGGCCATCGAAGGCTTCGTGATGTTCGCGCTCAACCAGGGCGAGGTCTGCACCTGCCCGAGCCGCGCGCTGGTGCACGAGAAGATCTATGACCGCTTCATGGAGCGCGCGCTCGCGCGCGTAGGCGCCATCAAGCAAGGCAATCCGCTCGACCCCGAGACGATGATCGGCGCGCAGGCCTCTTCCGAGCAGCTCGAGAAAATCCTGAGCTATATCGACATCGGCAAACAGGAGGGCGCCAAGGTGCTCGCAGGCGGCGAGCGCAACAAGCTCGAGGGCGATCTTGCCGGCGGTTACTATGTGAAGCCGACCGTGCTGCACGGCCATAACCGCATGCGCGTCTTCCAGGAGGAAATCTTCGGTCCCGTGGTGTCGGTGACGACCTTCAAAGACGATGACGAAGCGCTGCATATCGCCAATGACACGCTCTATGGCCTTGGCGCCGGCGTATGGAGCCGCGACATCAACCGCTGCTACCGCTTCGGCCGCGCGATCCAGGCCGGCCGTGTCTGGACCAATTGCTATCACGCCTATCCGGCGCACGCGGCCTTTGGCGGCTACAAGCAATCGGGCATCGGGCGCGAGAACCACAAGATGATGCTCGATCACTATCAGCAGACGAAAAACATGCTGGTGAGCTACAGCCCGAAGAAGCTCGGGTTCTTCTGA
- a CDS encoding YchJ family protein: protein MNDAICPCRVTDADKRAYADCCKPYLEDGKSPPTAEALMRSRYTAFTRADIDYLEQTLAPGTRDDFDRKAITHWSKQSQWLGLEVLSTEADGENDDSGYVEFVASFTIEGQRYDHRERSLFKKVDGRWYFQEEANRKNEPIVKGKQPGRNDPCPCGSGKKYKKCCGAAA, encoded by the coding sequence ATGAACGACGCAATCTGCCCCTGCCGCGTAACCGACGCCGACAAGCGCGCCTATGCGGATTGCTGCAAGCCCTATCTCGAAGACGGCAAGTCGCCGCCGACGGCCGAAGCGCTGATGCGCTCGCGCTACACGGCGTTCACCCGCGCTGACATCGATTATCTCGAGCAGACGCTCGCGCCCGGCACGCGCGACGATTTCGACCGCAAGGCGATCACCCATTGGTCCAAGCAATCGCAATGGCTCGGCCTTGAAGTGCTCTCGACCGAAGCGGACGGGGAGAATGACGACAGCGGCTATGTCGAATTCGTCGCGAGCTTCACGATCGAGGGACAGCGCTACGACCATCGCGAGCGCTCGCTCTTCAAGAAGGTCGACGGCCGCTGGTATTTCCAGGAAGAGGCCAATCGCAAGAACGAGCCGATCGTGAAGGGCAAGCAGCCCGGCCGCAATGATCCGTGCCCCTGCGGCTCAGGCAAGAAATACAAGAAGTGCTGCGGCGCCGCGGCGTAA
- the fdhF gene encoding formate dehydrogenase subunit alpha, translating to MTLIKETDYGTPESKSANMVTLTIDGKSVTVPEGTSIMRAAMEAGTEIPKLCATDSIKAFGSCRLCVIEVEGRNGTPASCTTPVAPGISVKTQTPRLSAIRRGVMELYISDHPLDCLTCAANGDCELQDMAGAVGLRDVRYGYDGSNHVFARNDGEANFNWKPKDESNPYFTYDPAKCIVCNRCVRACEEVQGTFALTISGRGFDSRVSPGMDEAFMESECVSCGACVQACPTATLTEKSVIAIGQPEHSAVTTCAYCGVGCTFKAEMRGEELVRMVPWKDGKANHGHSCIKGRFAYGYAHHGDRILNPMIRESIDQPWQVVSWDEALTFAADRLKAVQAKYGKGSVGAITSSRCSNEETYLVQKLVRAGFGNNNVDTCARVCHSPTGYGLNQAFGTSAGTQDFDSVDEADVVLVIGANPTDAHPVFGSRMKKRLREGAKLIVIDPRRTDLVRSPHIKADFHLPLKPGTNVAMVTALAHVIVKEGLVNEAFVRARCDWDEFQAWADFVSLDRNSPEALESVIGVNAEDIRGAARLYATGGNAAIYYGLGVTEHSQGSTTVMGIANLAMATGNLGRRGVGVNPLRGQNNVQGSCDMGSFPHELPGYQHISGEAARAAFEADWGVKLDPEPGLRIPNMFDAAVEGRFKGLYLQGEDILQSDPDTRHVSAALANMEIVIVQDLFLVESAHYAHVFLPGCSFLEKDGTFTNAERRIQRIRKVMSPKNGYGDWEITQNLANKLGLGWNYTHPSEIMDEIARLTPSFRNVSYEMLEEVGSVQWPCNDASPEGMPIMHIEGFARGKGKFVITEYVPTDEKVGPRFPLLLTTGRILSQYNVGAQTRRTENSQWHPEDVLEIHPHDAEDRGVVEGDWVKVASRAGETTLRVKITDRVAPGVVYTTFHHPLCNTNVVTTDNSDWATNCPEYKVTAVQISKSNGPTEFQEKYRELSESARRIASTIDAAE from the coding sequence ATGACGCTTATCAAAGAGACAGATTACGGGACGCCAGAGTCCAAATCCGCCAACATGGTCACGCTGACCATCGACGGCAAGAGCGTCACTGTTCCCGAGGGAACCTCGATCATGCGTGCTGCGATGGAGGCCGGGACCGAGATCCCGAAGCTCTGCGCCACGGACAGCATCAAGGCCTTCGGCTCCTGCCGCCTCTGCGTGATCGAGGTCGAGGGCCGCAACGGCACGCCTGCCTCCTGCACCACGCCGGTCGCGCCGGGCATCTCCGTCAAGACCCAGACGCCGCGCCTGTCGGCGATCCGCCGCGGCGTGATGGAGCTCTATATCTCCGACCATCCGCTCGACTGCCTGACCTGCGCCGCCAATGGCGATTGCGAGCTGCAGGACATGGCCGGCGCCGTCGGCTTGCGTGACGTGCGCTATGGCTATGACGGCTCCAACCATGTCTTCGCGCGCAACGATGGCGAAGCCAATTTCAACTGGAAGCCGAAGGACGAGTCGAACCCGTACTTCACCTATGATCCGGCGAAGTGCATCGTCTGTAACCGCTGCGTGCGCGCCTGCGAGGAAGTGCAGGGCACTTTCGCGCTGACGATCTCCGGCCGCGGCTTCGACTCGCGCGTCTCGCCCGGCATGGACGAAGCCTTCATGGAGTCGGAATGCGTCTCCTGCGGCGCTTGCGTCCAGGCCTGCCCGACGGCGACCCTCACCGAAAAGTCGGTCATCGCGATCGGCCAGCCGGAGCATTCCGCCGTCACCACCTGCGCCTATTGCGGCGTGGGCTGCACCTTCAAGGCCGAGATGCGCGGCGAAGAACTCGTGCGCATGGTGCCCTGGAAGGACGGTAAGGCCAATCACGGCCATAGCTGCATCAAGGGCCGCTTCGCTTACGGCTACGCCCATCACGGCGACCGCATTCTCAATCCGATGATCCGCGAGTCGATCGACCAGCCGTGGCAGGTCGTCTCCTGGGACGAGGCTCTGACCTTCGCCGCCGACCGTCTGAAGGCGGTGCAGGCGAAATATGGCAAGGGCTCGGTCGGCGCCATCACCTCCTCGCGCTGCTCGAACGAAGAGACCTATCTCGTTCAGAAGCTCGTGCGCGCCGGCTTCGGCAACAACAACGTCGACACCTGCGCCCGCGTCTGCCATTCGCCGACCGGCTACGGCCTCAACCAGGCCTTCGGCACCTCGGCCGGCACGCAGGATTTCGACTCGGTCGATGAAGCCGACGTCGTTCTCGTTATCGGCGCCAATCCGACCGACGCCCATCCGGTCTTCGGCTCGCGCATGAAGAAGCGCCTGCGTGAGGGCGCCAAGCTGATCGTCATCGATCCGCGCCGCACCGACCTCGTGCGTTCGCCCCACATCAAGGCGGACTTCCACCTGCCGCTCAAGCCCGGCACCAATGTCGCGATGGTCACGGCGCTCGCCCATGTCATCGTGAAGGAAGGGCTCGTCAACGAAGCGTTCGTCCGCGCGCGCTGCGATTGGGACGAGTTCCAGGCCTGGGCCGACTTCGTATCGCTCGACCGCAACAGCCCCGAGGCGTTGGAGTCGGTAATCGGCGTCAACGCCGAGGATATCCGCGGCGCCGCGCGTCTCTATGCGACCGGCGGCAATGCGGCGATCTACTACGGCCTCGGCGTGACGGAGCACTCGCAGGGCTCGACCACCGTCATGGGCATCGCCAATCTCGCCATGGCGACCGGCAATCTCGGCCGTCGCGGCGTCGGCGTGAACCCGCTGCGTGGCCAGAACAATGTGCAGGGCTCCTGCGACATGGGCTCGTTCCCCCACGAGCTGCCGGGCTATCAGCACATTTCGGGCGAAGCGGCGCGCGCCGCTTTCGAGGCGGACTGGGGCGTCAAGCTCGACCCCGAGCCCGGCCTGCGCATCCCCAACATGTTCGACGCGGCGGTCGAGGGCCGGTTCAAGGGCCTCTATCTGCAGGGCGAGGATATTCTGCAGTCCGATCCCGATACGCGCCATGTGTCGGCGGCTCTCGCCAATATGGAAATCGTGATCGTGCAGGACCTGTTCCTGGTCGAATCCGCCCATTACGCGCATGTGTTCCTGCCGGGCTGCTCCTTCCTCGAGAAGGACGGCACCTTCACCAACGCCGAGCGCCGCATTCAGCGCATCCGCAAGGTGATGAGCCCGAAGAACGGCTATGGCGATTGGGAGATCACCCAGAACCTCGCCAATAAGCTCGGCCTGGGGTGGAACTATACCCACCCGTCCGAGATCATGGACGAGATCGCGCGGCTGACGCCCTCCTTCCGCAATGTCTCCTATGAGATGCTGGAAGAGGTCGGCTCTGTGCAGTGGCCGTGCAACGACGCGTCGCCGGAAGGCATGCCAATCATGCACATTGAGGGCTTCGCGCGCGGCAAGGGCAAATTCGTCATCACCGAATATGTGCCGACCGACGAGAAGGTTGGGCCGCGCTTCCCGCTGCTGCTGACGACGGGCCGCATCCTGTCGCAGTACAACGTCGGCGCGCAGACCCGCCGCACCGAAAACAGCCAATGGCATCCTGAGGACGTTCTCGAAATCCATCCGCATGATGCGGAGGATCGCGGCGTTGTCGAAGGCGATTGGGTGAAAGTTGCGAGCCGCGCCGGCGAGACGACGCTGCGCGTCAAGATCACCGATCGCGTGGCGCCGGGCGTGGTCTATACGACCTTCCATCATCCGCTCTGCAACACCAATGTCGTGACCACCGATAATTCGGACTGGGCCACGAACTGCCCTGAATACAAAGTGACGGCCGTGCAGATCTCCAAGAGCAACGGCCCCACCGAGTTCCAGGAGAAGTATCGCGAGCTGTCCGAGTCCGCTCGGCGGATTGCGAGCACGATCGACGCGGCGGAATGA
- a CDS encoding formate dehydrogenase beta subunit yields the protein MTKIYIPLDMAAVAMGADRLAAAVAKEAAARGQQVEIVRNGSRGMLWLEPLIEVETPAGRVGYGPAKVKDVASLFDAGFLTGGAHALSIGVVEEHPWMKRQNRVTFVRCGVIDPLSVADYEAHDGFKGLKRAFEIGSAAIIEEVAKSGLRGRGGAGFPTGIKWKTVADCAPGQKYVVVNADEGDSGTFADRMIMEGDPLSLIEGMAICGYAIGASKGYVYLRSEYPVVAKVFQAAIEKARDAGWLGQNIKGSGFDFDVELRIGAGAYVCGEETSLLESLEGKRGIVRAKPPLPAHVGLFGKPTVVNNVLSMATVPMILEKGAKHYADLGVGRSRGTMPLQIAGNVKFGGLFETDFGIPLGTIVNDIAGGTRTGRPVKAVQVGGPLGAYVPVSLFDLPFDYEAFAAKDSLIGHGGLVVFDDTIDMLWMARFGMEFCSIESCGKCTPCRIGSTRGVETIDKIRNGQDVEKNIELLKDLCHTMKFGSLCALGGFAPYPVESALRHFPEDFRKSALEAAE from the coding sequence ATGACCAAGATCTACATTCCGCTGGATATGGCCGCCGTGGCGATGGGGGCCGATCGCCTCGCCGCCGCCGTCGCCAAAGAGGCCGCCGCACGCGGCCAGCAAGTCGAGATCGTGAGAAACGGCTCGCGTGGCATGCTCTGGCTCGAGCCCCTGATCGAGGTGGAGACGCCCGCGGGCCGTGTCGGTTATGGCCCCGCCAAGGTGAAGGACGTCGCCTCGCTGTTCGACGCGGGCTTCCTGACCGGCGGCGCGCATGCGCTGAGCATCGGGGTGGTCGAAGAGCACCCCTGGATGAAGCGCCAGAATCGCGTCACCTTCGTGCGCTGCGGCGTGATCGATCCGCTGTCGGTCGCCGACTATGAAGCGCATGACGGTTTCAAGGGTCTGAAGCGCGCTTTCGAGATCGGCTCGGCCGCGATTATCGAGGAAGTCGCCAAGTCCGGCCTGCGCGGCCGCGGCGGCGCGGGCTTCCCGACCGGCATCAAATGGAAAACGGTCGCTGATTGCGCGCCCGGCCAGAAATATGTGGTCGTCAACGCCGACGAAGGCGACTCCGGCACTTTCGCCGACCGCATGATCATGGAAGGCGATCCGCTCTCCCTCATCGAGGGCATGGCCATCTGCGGATATGCGATCGGCGCCTCCAAAGGCTACGTCTATCTGCGCTCGGAATATCCGGTCGTCGCGAAGGTCTTCCAGGCGGCGATCGAGAAGGCGCGCGACGCCGGCTGGCTCGGCCAGAACATCAAGGGCTCAGGCTTCGACTTCGACGTCGAGCTGCGCATCGGGGCCGGCGCCTATGTCTGCGGCGAGGAGACCTCGCTGCTGGAAAGCCTCGAGGGCAAGCGCGGCATCGTGCGGGCCAAGCCGCCGCTGCCGGCCCATGTCGGTCTCTTCGGCAAGCCCACGGTCGTCAACAACGTCCTCTCCATGGCCACCGTGCCGATGATTCTGGAGAAGGGCGCGAAGCATTACGCCGATCTCGGCGTCGGCCGCTCGCGCGGCACCATGCCGTTGCAGATCGCCGGCAATGTGAAATTTGGCGGCCTGTTCGAAACCGACTTCGGCATTCCGCTCGGCACGATCGTCAATGACATCGCCGGCGGCACGCGCACCGGCCGTCCGGTGAAAGCCGTTCAGGTCGGCGGTCCGCTCGGCGCCTATGTGCCTGTGTCGCTTTTCGACCTACCTTTCGACTACGAAGCTTTTGCGGCGAAAGACAGCCTGATCGGCCATGGCGGGCTCGTCGTGTTCGACGACACCATCGACATGCTGTGGATGGCGCGTTTCGGCATGGAGTTCTGCTCGATCGAAAGCTGCGGAAAATGCACGCCTTGCCGTATCGGATCGACTCGCGGCGTCGAGACGATCGATAAAATTCGCAATGGTCAGGATGTCGAGAAGAATATCGAGCTTCTCAAGGACCTCTGCCACACCATGAAGTTTGGCTCATTGTGTGCATTGGGCGGCTTCGCGCCGTATCCCGTCGAGAGCGCTCTACGCCATTTCCCAGAGGACTTCCGCAAGTCGGCCCTTGAAGCCGCTGAGTGA
- the rph gene encoding ribonuclease PH, which yields MRPSKRAPDEMRLVSFERGVTRYAEGSCLVKFGNTQVLCNASLEDKPPQWLRGQGRGWVTAEYSMLPRATHTRTRRESSAGKLSGRTQEIQRLIGRSLRAVTNLPAMGERQIMLDCDVIQADGGTRTASITGAWIALRDCFEWMRSRSIIKENPLRDHVAAVSCGIFNGAPVLDLDYAEDSTAQTDANFVVTGSGGLVEIQATAEVAVFSQDELSAMLALAQKGVAELVALQKAALA from the coding sequence ATGCGTCCCAGCAAGCGCGCGCCAGACGAGATGCGCCTGGTGAGTTTCGAGCGCGGCGTCACCCGCTACGCCGAAGGCTCATGCCTCGTGAAATTCGGCAATACGCAGGTCTTGTGCAATGCGTCGCTCGAAGACAAGCCGCCGCAATGGCTGCGCGGACAGGGCCGCGGCTGGGTTACGGCGGAATATTCAATGCTGCCGCGCGCCACGCATACGCGCACGCGCCGTGAATCCTCGGCGGGCAAGCTCTCGGGCCGCACGCAGGAAATCCAGCGCCTCATCGGTCGCTCGCTGCGCGCCGTGACCAATCTTCCCGCGATGGGCGAACGTCAGATCATGCTCGACTGCGACGTGATCCAGGCCGATGGCGGCACGCGCACCGCGTCGATCACCGGCGCCTGGATCGCGCTGCGCGATTGTTTCGAATGGATGCGCTCGCGCTCCATCATCAAGGAGAATCCGCTGCGCGACCATGTGGCGGCGGTCTCCTGCGGCATCTTCAATGGCGCGCCAGTGCTCGATCTGGATTACGCGGAAGATTCCACCGCGCAGACCGACGCCAATTTCGTCGTTACCGGCTCGGGCGGCCTCGTCGAAATTCAAGCGACGGCGGAAGTTGCGGTGTTTTCGCAAGACGAGCTTTCCGCCATGCTGGCGCTCGCGCAAAAAGGCGTCGCGGAGCTTGTTGCGCTGCAAAAGGCGGCGCTGGCGTAA
- the rdgB gene encoding RdgB/HAM1 family non-canonical purine NTP pyrophosphatase, with protein MTHRKIHGKLVIATHNPGKLWELQQLLAPHGVDAVSAGDLGLPEPEETETTFRGNAALKARSAAMASGLPAFADDSGLCVDALDGAPGIYSARWAGEDRDFKAACQLVRQKLDERGATPPYRANFTCALAVVWPDGHIEEFEGRVDGVLVFPPKGDKGFGYDPIFKPDELDKTFGEMMSAEKHALPGDGSRALSHRARAFQAMAKACLD; from the coding sequence ATGACCCACCGAAAAATCCACGGCAAGCTCGTCATCGCAACGCACAATCCCGGCAAGCTCTGGGAGCTTCAGCAGCTGCTGGCCCCGCATGGCGTCGACGCCGTTTCAGCGGGCGATCTCGGCCTTCCTGAGCCGGAAGAGACGGAGACGACCTTCCGCGGCAATGCGGCGTTGAAGGCGCGCTCCGCCGCGATGGCCTCCGGCCTCCCCGCCTTTGCCGATGATTCCGGCCTTTGCGTCGACGCCCTCGACGGCGCGCCGGGAATCTATTCAGCCCGCTGGGCTGGCGAAGACCGGGACTTCAAGGCGGCTTGCCAGCTCGTGCGCCAAAAGCTCGACGAGCGCGGCGCGACGCCCCCCTATCGCGCCAACTTCACCTGCGCGCTCGCGGTGGTCTGGCCCGACGGGCATATAGAGGAATTCGAGGGCCGCGTAGATGGCGTGCTTGTCTTCCCGCCCAAAGGCGACAAGGGCTTCGGCTATGATCCGATCTTCAAGCCCGACGAGCTCGACAAGACCTTCGGCGAGATGATGTCGGCCGAGAAGCACGCCCTGCCCGGCGACGGCTCGCGCGCGCTCTCGCATCGGGCGCGGGCGTTTCAAGCCATGGCGAAGGCGTGTTTGGATTAG
- a CDS encoding formate dehydrogenase subunit gamma, giving the protein MAGAAQYSDERAREIIAAHMGLEGPALPILHALQAEFGYVPDSAVKEMATALNISRAEMHGVVTFYHDFHSAPHGRHTLKICRAESCQSMGAEKQANDFLARQKLEWHQTTPDGSLTVEPVYCLGLCAHSPAALYDGEPIGQVDAATLDEIVAEAKGE; this is encoded by the coding sequence ATGGCTGGCGCTGCTCAGTATAGCGACGAGCGGGCGCGGGAGATCATTGCGGCCCATATGGGCCTCGAAGGACCTGCACTGCCCATATTGCATGCGCTTCAGGCAGAATTCGGCTATGTGCCGGATTCTGCGGTGAAGGAAATGGCGACGGCGCTGAACATCAGCCGCGCCGAAATGCATGGCGTCGTTACCTTCTATCACGACTTCCACAGCGCCCCGCACGGCCGTCACACGCTGAAAATCTGCCGCGCCGAATCATGCCAGTCGATGGGCGCCGAGAAGCAGGCCAACGACTTTCTCGCCCGCCAAAAGCTCGAATGGCATCAGACGACCCCCGACGGCTCCCTCACGGTCGAGCCGGTTTATTGTCTGGGCCTGTGCGCCCATAGCCCGGCCGCCCTGTACGACGGCGAGCCGATTGGACAGGTCGATGCCGCGACGCTCGACGAGATCGTAGCGGAGGCGAAAGGCGAATGA
- a CDS encoding DUF779 domain-containing protein, which translates to MNQPQRVVATETALDLIERLCRAHGPILFHQSGGCCDGSAPMCYPQGEFLVGDNDVKLGEIGGAPFYMGLGQFDYWKHTQLVIDIVPGQGGMFSLDNGTGLRFLTRSRLFSDEELRAFDENT; encoded by the coding sequence ATGAACCAGCCCCAAAGAGTCGTCGCAACTGAAACCGCGCTCGACCTCATCGAACGCCTGTGCCGCGCGCACGGCCCCATCCTGTTCCATCAATCCGGCGGCTGCTGCGACGGCTCGGCGCCCATGTGCTATCCGCAGGGCGAGTTCCTGGTTGGCGATAATGATGTTAAGCTCGGGGAGATCGGCGGCGCGCCTTTTTATATGGGCCTCGGGCAATTCGATTATTGGAAACACACCCAGCTCGTCATCGATATTGTGCCGGGCCAGGGCGGCATGTTCTCCCTCGACAACGGAACAGGCCTGCGATTTCTGACCCGTTCGAGGCTGTTCTCTGATGAGGAGCTTAGGGCCTTCGATGAAAACACATAG